From the genome of Sphingobacterium sp. UGAL515B_05:
CCTTTAAAAGACTTACATTTTACTTCTTACGCGCAAAATAATGTTGATCAGAAAATAATGTACGGTCTTATCGGCATAGGTATATTTTTGCTCTTACTCGCCTGTGTCAATTACATCAATCTCGCTACAGCCCAAATCCCACAACGCGCCAAGGAAATTGGTATCAGAAAGACATTGGGAGAAAGCCAGAAAAGAATTACAAAGTCCTTTCTGCTAGAAACATTCTGCATTACGGCTTTTTCGGTGCTTTTATCTTGGCCTTTACTTATTCTCATTCAATCCGTTTTAGCCGCATATATTCCCGATCAGCTCAAGCTATATCCAGATCCCTGGGGTGTATCGCTATTTTTAGCAACACTTACAATTACGATTACCTTAATTTCCTCAGGTTATCCGATTTTATTGACAAACAAAGTCAAGATTGTTGAAGTCATTAAAATCTCGAATGCGCAAACGCTCAAATTTGGCAATCTTTCTTTTCGAAAAATGCTCATTGTTTTTCAATTTTTGATTGCCCAGCTATTTGTTATTTCAACTTGCATCATTGGTCTACAATTGAAACATGCACTACAGAATAACTACGGCTTCGATAAGGATGCGATCATTACCCTACGTTTCCCGAGTAAAAGCTATCAGGACAGTAATGTCGATCCCTTTGTTTTCAAACAGGCGATTAAGCACATCGCAGGTGTAGAGCAGGCTTCCTTGGGGCATCTGCCCATGAGTAACGACCATTGGGGAAATGCACTGTTTGCAAAAAGTGATACAGGACAAGTACAAGCAGATGTGCAAATGAAATTTGTCGATCAGGATAACTTTAAGCTCTATAATTTTAAAATGCTTGCTGGCCGCCCGCTGCAATTGGCCGATACGAGCACAGGCATCGTGTTAAACTTAGCCAGCGTTCAAAAATTAGGTTTTAAATCTGCTGAAAACGCTGTAGGGAGCTTTGTTACGTATACCGACAAACAGCGTCAGATTGTGGGGGTAACCGACAATTTTCACACAAAAAATCTCCATGCAGCCATTCAGCCTGTCGTTATGCTAAGTTCCATTAAAAAATGGGAATTAAACAGACTAAGTGTCAAACTTAACAATAATTCAGCTACCTGGCCCGAAACATTAAAACAGATTGAAAAAGAATGGCAAAAATATTATCCAAAAGCCCCATTCAAATATGATTTCTATGACCAGCAAATCAAAGAACTTTATAGCAGTGATCTAAAATTCTCGAAGATCATCAATCTATTTACATCGACGACAATTCTCATCAGCTGCCTGGGATTGGTCGGACTGGTTACCATCACCACGGTACAGCGTACAAAAGAAATTGGTATTCGAAAAGTGTTGGGAAGTACCGTACTGGGGATTATTGGATTATTATCAAAAGATTATATCAAACTTATACTCATTTCTATTTTGATCGCTACCCCAATTGCTTGGTGGGCGATGCACAAATGGTTGGATGATTTTGCTTATAAAATAGATCTATCCTGGTGGATGTTTATCATTCCGGCAGCCGCAACCCTACTTATTGCATTTTTTACAATGAGCTACCAATCCATAAAAGCGGCACGTGCAAACCCCGTAAATAGTTTAAGAGATGAATAGAACAGAAAAGAAGCTCAATAGTGATCAAGGAGAATGATGGGAATCAGCAATGATCCCATCACAATCCTTGTTTTGAATAATGCACTGCAAAGAATGACTAAACAATAGAATTAATCAAAAAAAGCCTATCACCATGATAAAGAATTATTTAATAACTGCCATTAGAGAATTAAGGAAACGGAAATTCTATACTGCTATCAATATATTAGGTCTGTCGGTCAGTCTTACGGCAGCGATATTAATTATTTTCTGGGTACAGGATGAAAAGAGCTTTGATAAATTCCATCCAGATTTTGAACAGATTTACAAGGTCAATTCCCATTTGGATCCCGAGCACAACGGTTCGATATGGGGGACATCTCCCGGCCCTATAGGAAATTATGCACAAAATGTACCGGAGGTAGATTACGCAACGCGGGTTTCACAGGATTACAATACCACATTGGTCAATGACAAACTGAAACGTCCGGTAACTGATATGAACATCTATTATGTAGATGGTAATTTTTTCAAGATGTTTCATTTTCCATTACGAGAGGGCTCGCTTGCAGGTTTTCAGGAAAATTATAAACAGGCGCTTATTACCGTATCGACTGCCGAAAAACTTTTTAGTACGCAAAAAGCCATTGGAAAAACTTTCCGTTACCAGAAAGATCTCTTCACCGTAGCCGGTATCCTAAACGATATTCCACAAAACTCCTCAATGCAATTCGATGTCGTTATCCCACTGGGTTATCATGCACAGCGGTTTACAAACTGGGGCGGTAACGGTAAATGGAAAACAATAGATGAAGATATGGGTAACTACAGTTTTTCGACTTATATTAAAGTCAAACCTCATGCTTCTGCCGCACTTATCGGAAAATCGGTCACAGATACTTATACCAAAGCCCGCGACGGTGAAAACTCGACTATATTTGTTTTAGACCCTCTTAAAACCATGCATTTGATCGCTCCTGATGGAAATAAATCGACGCTTCGCATGGTTCAGATTTTTGGGATCATTGCGATATTGCTCCTGGTGATCGGTGCGGTAAATTATGTCAATCTAAGTACTGCAAGAGCATTGGATCGGGCGAAAGATGTTGGTATCCGCAAAATAATCGGCGCCAACCGTCTCCATTTATTCCTACAATTTATCACCGAAACTTTTGTTGTATTTCTTTGTTCACTACTGATTGCTTTCATCCTCATCGTGATTCTTCATACAGGCTATAATCAGATCGCGCAGAAATCAATCAGTCTTTCTTTCCATAATACGACGATATGGCTGTATATTGGGGCAGCAATTATAGGCACATTGGGACTATCCAGTATATATCCTGCGATACAGCTTTCCTCATTCAATCCCATTCATTCATTAAAAGGAAAATCAGTAAGAGGTGTTTCCTCAAATACCATGCGTAAAATATTGGTGGTTTTCCAGTTTACGCTCTCCGTGACCCTTATTGTATGTACGTTGGTGATCCGAAACCAATTGGCGTTTATCCAGAAGATCAACCTCGGCTATGACAGAGACCATGTCCTGACCCTCGGCCTTCCAGAGGAAGCCTACAAACACATGGACGCGATACGTGCCGAACTCAAAAGCAACAATGCCATACAGGCAGTCTCTCTATCCGGTGTTTACAACATGACGGATTTCGGAAATGCCACGGGCGATATCGATTGGCCAGGCAAGTCCAAAGACAACAAACTCATTGTTGCTCAAGCGACCATCGATAAGGATTTTATTCCCTTAATGAACATGCAATTCCTCGAAGGAAAAAACTTTAGCGGCATGCCGGTTGATTCGTCCGGCTATATCATCAACGAGACTTTGGCCAAACAGATGGGATTAAAACCGCCCTATGTCGGATCCAATATGAGTTTCCACGATTTCCCTGGACAAATTATCGGTGTTGTGAAAGACTTCCACTTCAAATCCATCAAAGATAAGATCGGTCCGATGGTCTTCTGGACGCGCTGGGGATCGGGCACGCTGTATGTTAAAACCAGCACGACAAAGGCTTCTGAAGCCATTAAAGCTTTAGAAAAGATCTATAACCGCTATCCATCAGATGCTCCTTTTAACTACACCTTTATTGATCAGCAATTTGATAATCTATATAAATCCGAGCAGCGCACAGGTTTGTTGTTCAATATTTTTGCCGGCATCGCCATTTTTATATCTGCTTTAGGTCTGTTTGCCCTGGCAACTCACGAAGCGCAAATGCGTGTAAAGGAAATCGGTATCCGTAAAGTTCTTGGTGCAAGCACCTTTGGAGTTGTCCGGCTTTTGGGGAAAAATTTCGTGATACTCGTCTCCATTTCCATTCTGATTGCCTGCCCTATTGCAGTTTACCTAATGAAACAATGGTTGAGCAATTTTGCCTATAAAACAGATCTAGAGGTACAAACATTTGTCTTCGGTGGTATCCTGGCCTTGCTGATCGCCATTATTACCGTCAGCTACCAGGCCGTTCGGGCAGCATTATCCAATCCCGTAGATAGTTTACGAGATGAATAATTTTCAATATAAAAGTAAGGAAAAAAACATCCATCTGGATTTTAATGAGAGGTCAATAACTGATAATACCAAATTATAAGATACAATGACAAAAACATACATTAAAATAGCCTACCGTAACTTAGTAAAGAATAAAATGCTGAGCGGCATTCATATTTTAGGATTGGCCGTGGCTATAATGACCGCAACCTTACTTTATCTCACATCAATGCATGAGTTGTCATACGACAAATCTATAAAGGATTATGAACGAGTAGGATTGATTTATTTTCAGACACACCCCGAAAAGGGTGTCAACAATAATGCTACAGTGGCAGCCCCAATGCGTGACATTCTAAAATCGGAAATACCAGAAATTAAATATCTGAGTCGTTATCTTCATAGTGTGCTGCAGCTTCGCAATGGCCAAAAACAACTAACGACGAACAACAAATTTGTAGATGCGGATTTCCTCCCTATTTTCAGCTTACCAATGTTATCAGGAAGCAATAAAGCACTTGATGATTTAAACAATATTGTCCTTGACGAACAGACTGCAAAGCACCTCTTTAACAGCAGTGATATAATCGGTCAACAAGTGGAAGTCAATTTAAATGGACAATGGGAACCTAAGACCATCAGTGCTGTCTTGAAAGCTTTACCAAGTAATTCAAGTCTTAACTTCAACACCCTGCTACGCTTTGAAAGAAATCCCAATTATCAGTCTTTTAAAGATAGTTGGGACCAACAGGATCACGTTCTATTTGCCAAAGTGAATTCAGAAAAAGTAGATGATTACATATTCAGTCAAGCAACTCAATCGTTTATGCAACAGCATTTAAAATCGAGCAATGACAAATTAAAACGTAGCGGAGCATCTCCCGATGAAAAGGGAGACTACATCTCCCTTCATATTCTACCTATTTCCAAATATCACCTAAATTCACTCGGATTGGGGAACGGAGGATCACCAACTTTTCCTTGGATGTTGTTCTTGATCGCTGGATTGATTTTATTTGTTGCGAGTTCTAATTTTGTCAATCTCTCACTAGCAAATTCGTTAATCCGCAACCGCGAAATTGGTACACGAAAAACTTTAGGTGGTACTGTTGGTCAATTAATACAGCAATTGTGGACTGAAGCTTTACTCCTATGTGTTGTAGCGCTTAGCTTAGGGATAGGTTTGGCCTTTTTAATACTGCCTGAGTATAACGCGATGACTAATTATAAGCTAAGTTTTGCTCAACTATTTACTCTACGTAATTTGATCATCTTTATTTTGGTCTTCATCATGCTGACATTGTTTGCTGGTGGATATCCAGCGTGGCGCATAGCGCGTACAAACATTATCCAGAACCTCAAAGGCACAGCGAGAGTTAAAGCTGGGCGGTTGCGCAATAGCCTTACAGTACTACAATTCAGCATCGCCATGGCACTGATTGTCGCAACCATAGTTGTGGGCAGCCAATTGCATTATATTGCTAATCGTCCATTAGGTTTTGATAAAACTGAAGTAATAAGTATTCCGATAGGTAGCAGTATAGATCCAGAAAAAGCAGTCCAGCGGATGCGCATCGAACTGGCCTCGCGACCGTGGGTAAAGAGCGTGAGTGCATCAGATATGAATATCGGTAAAGGCAGAGATGGAAGTACGGGAACCAGTATGATCGGATTCGAACATAATGGAAAGCAAATTCATACGAATTTCATGTGTATAGATTACGATTACTTACAGACTTTAGGAATACAGTTGATTGCTGGACGTGACTTTAATCGCGCTTTTGGTACAGATACCACAGCTGTGCTTATCAATAAGCAGATGGCTGAGCTCTTAGGCGGGGTAGATAAAGTCCTTAATAAAAGCATCGACATGAACGGGAAACCTACGGTTATTGGTGTAGTCGACAACTTCCATTTTCAGGATCTATACAAAAGAGTAGACCCTTTGACCCTTATCATTAATCCCCGTGGTTTCCCTGTAGAATATATTTTTGTACGTATACAGACTGATAACTTATCCAAAAGCATTGCCGATATTGAACAAATTTGGAAAAAGATTAATCCCAAAGCCAACGTTTCTCCTTCTTATCTGGATGAGAATACAGAAAATATGTATAGCACAGAAAAGCGTTTTTCTCGTATCATAATTGCTGGAGCAACAACTGCAGTTATGATTGCCTGTTTGGGACTATTCGCTCTAACACTGCTGATTATCAATCGCCGCATAAAAGAAATAGGTATTCGAAAAATATTGGGATCTTCAGTATCTGCAATTGTCTTATTGATATCCCAAGATTTTGTAAAACTACTTTTCATAGCTTTTGCTCTAGCGACACCTTTAGCATGGTGGATGCTAAATAAATGGCTTGAAAACTTTGCTTACCATGTGGAACCAAGCTGGTGGATGTTTGCTCTTGCTGGCACAACAACAATAGGTCTTGCTCTTTGCGCAATTGGCTTACAGGTCGTCAAAGCAGCTCGCGCTAATCCCGTCGATAGTTTACGAGATGAATAAAAAGAAAAATAAAGTAAAAGTGATTAAACATATTGATACACTAAAACTAAAGAAAAAAGCAATGATCAAGAACTATATAAAAATAGCCTGGCGCAATATCTCGAAAAATAAAGGGTATTCGACCATAAACATAATTGGCTTGGCAATAGGTTTGGCCTGTTGCCTACTAATAGCAATTTATGTGCAAAATGAATTGTCATACGACAAATATCATGTGAATAAAGATCGAATTTACCGCATCGTCCATGACTATAAAGATGTAAGCAGCACAGAGCAGCATCAAATCTGGGGCAATGCACCCATCGGAGATGCCATCAAAGCAGATTTCCCTGAAATCGAGAAGGTCGTTCAGTTTTCAGGACAAACGTCTATCCTGCTCAAACAAGGCGATAGAAGATTCCAGGAAGAAAATGTATTTTTTATGGATTCTACTGCATTTGACGTCTTCAGTTGGAAGATTTTGGCCGGCGATCCGCATACAGCTTTAAAAAACGCTTATTCTGTTGTATTAACAGAGAGTACAGCCAAAAAATATTTCGGCGATCAAAATCCCATTGGTAAGACGCTTGAGGGAGGTTTAGCCGCCGGCCGTGCCAACTCTGGTTTATATACGGTAACAGCAGTAATGGCCGATGTCCCCTCTAATTCACACTTTACGTTCGATGCACTACTCTCGATGAGTACATTCCGCAACGCTAGGCCCGATGTTTTTGACAAAGAAGGTTGGGATTATGTAGACTTCTACACCTACTTTCTCGCTTCAAAAGACTTTGATCCTGTAAAGTTCAACCAAAAAATACCAAAGTTTATCAAGCGGCATCTCCCAACAAATGAAAATGCAAACGCAAAATACAATTTCCATATCGAGCCACTTCTCCAGGCTTACATGTATTCGTCGGCAGATCGTCAGCCTGGCACCAACGGAAGCTATCAGAATTTATACATATTCAGCATTATTGGCGGATTCATATTACTGATTGCCTGTGTGAACTTTATGAATCTGGCGACATCTAGGTCAATGGAAAGAGCAAAGGAAGTCGGGGTCCGAAAAACCATAGGCGCCAGCAAAAGCAACCTGATCTTTCAATTTATGTCGGAGTCTTTGGTTCTTGTATTCGTCAGTAGCATTTTAGCCATACTGCTCGTTCTGGCCTTCCTTCCTTTTTTGGAAGCATTCTCGGGCAAACACCTCAATTATTCGTCCTTGCAAAATGGAACGACCTGGGCAATATTCCTATTCACTACCGTTTTTACCGGGCTACTTGCAGCTAGCTATCCAGCCTTGATTCTAGCAAATTTCAAACCCATAACAGTACTTAAAGGAAACTATAGCAGCAGTAAGGGTGGCACCTGGTTACGTCGCATATTGGTTGTTTTTCAATTTTGCCTTTCCATTGCGCTCATTGCGGGTACTGTCGTCGTCTTTTCTCAACTAGATCAATTACAGCACCGCGATCTTGGATTTCAAAAAGATCAACGGCTTGTCATTGATTATAATTTCGATGATAAGGTAAACAATAACCTGGAAGCGATAAAATCGACACTTGCAAAAGATAAAGATGTGCTGTCTGTCACTGCATCACGTACGGTACCGGGAACATTTTTTCCAAATGCAGGGACCGAAATCATGTCAGCCAACGGAACAATGACTTCATTTGCTCCTTTTTTATATGAAGTCGATGTCGACTTCATTCCTAATATCGGTTTACAAATGGCCGCAGGACGCGCCTATTCCAGAGATTTCCCTGCCGACACAGCTCATTCACTTGTTATCAATGAATCTGCTGCAAAACAATGGGGATACTCCAATCCACAAGATATTATTGGCAAGCAATTTCGTCAATGGGGAAGAGAAGGAACCGTTATTGGTGTGGTGAAAGATTTCAACTATCTTTCTTTACACCGTAAGATTGAGCCTTTAGCGCTGCGACTTGAACCAAGCAGCAGCCGGTATTTAACCTTGAATATCCAACATGTAAACCAGCCTGAGACCGTTACGAGAATCGGCAAACTATGGAACGAACTTGTACCAAACCGTCCATTTTTATATAGCTTTCTTGACGACAATTTCAATCGACAATATGAAGCGGATTTTAATTTTAGAAGACTTTTCACAGCCTTCTCTGGGCTGGCGCTTTTTATTGCCTGTTTAGGTTTATTGGGGCTTGTGACTTATACAGCCCAACAGCGGACCAAAGAAATCGGCGTACGCAAAGTTCTCGGTGCATCCATCTATCATTTAATCCTCCTGCTCTCTTCTGACTTCATTAAACTATTGGCTGTAGCACTCCTCATTGCCACTCCCCTATCTTGGATAGCGATGAAAAAATGGCTGGACAACTTTGCTTATCACATTGAACCACAATGGTGGATGTTTGCCTTTGCCGGTGTCGCCGCCATTATGATCGCGCTAATAACCGTAAGCTATCAAACGCTTAAAGCAGCGAGAACAAACCCTGTAGACAGCTTAAGAGATGAATAATCAGCTATAATCTTATTCAATCACTATACTTCTGCTATGAACAATCTTTTATTAGAACAGGTCATCAGATAACTTTGCAAACACACACGATCATGATAAAGAACTATATAAAGACAGCTTGGCGAACGATCAGGGCAAACCGATTTTTCAGTATCCTTAATATCAGTGGACTGGCCATAGGTATCTGTGTATCGCTATTGTTATTCGCTTTTATCCGACAGGAACTAAGTTTTGATACTATGTATCCTAAAGCTGAGCATATCTACCGCGTCTACATGAAACTATCCGCAGAATATAATCAGGAAAAAATGCTCTCGCTCCCTAATGCGGTAGGCCCAGCTTTAAAATCAGACATTACGCAGGTAGATAATATGGTACGTCTGGTAAAAGACGGTTATGGTGCAACGGCTTCTATCCGCAGCGGGAATGATAATTTCTCTGAAAAACAATTATACTTAGCAGATTCGACGCTGTTCTCGATATTTGATTTTCAATTTATTGAAGGGAATGCGCGTACTGCTTTTTCAAATAAAAAAAGCATCGTCCTATCCCAATCGTCCAAAGAAAAACTATTTGGAAAACAGGAAGCAGTCGGCAGAATAATCAGCATCAATCAACGGGATACCGTACAGGTAACCGGTGTCTTCAAAGATCTTCCTGCCAATAGCACATTAGATTGTAATATGGTCATGAATATTATGGATTCATGGATGGGTCAAAATGTACACTGGAGCAATGCGAGTTACGAAACTTATATCCTATTAAAAAAAGGTTCAGACCCAGCAGCCATTGCGCACGAAGCGAGCAAATTAATTGATAAGTACGTCAAAAAAGACAATCAATATTATACACAATTTTTCCTACAACCGTTATCAGCAGTACACCTCTATTCAGCAGATTTAACAAGTGGAGTTACTACACGTTCTGGAAATATAACCATCATCAGAACATTATCAGTCCTTGCCCTTCTCGTGATTATAATTGCATGCATCAATTATATGAATCTTGCGACAGCCAAATCACAGAAAAATGCAAAACAGGTAGGGGTCAATAAAGTACTTGGCGCTACCCGTCGGCAGCTCATTATCCGCTTTTTTGTAGAAACGGCAACCATTAGTCTTTCAGCTATGCTTATTGGGCTCGTCCTTGCCATAATACTCATTCCTGCGTTCAATTTGGTCGGTAAGACCGATATGACTATTCAGCATCTGCTGAATTGGAATATGCTAGGAATATTGGCTATAGCATGGCTAGTCATTACGCTGGTTGCAGGTAGCTATCCAGCATTATTCCTTTCAGGCATTAAATCAATATCTTTAATGAACAAAGGATACAATAAACAGGGTAAAACAATATTAATTAGACAAATATTGGTTGTGTGCCAGTTTTCTATTTCGATCGTACTGATTATTGGTATCAGTATTATGCTGACTCAAATGAGCTTTATCCGCAATAAGGATTTAGGATATCAACCTGAAAATGTTGTGTCTATTTCAATTCGTTCTTTAAAAAATCAAGAAAAGTTAAATACCCTTGGCCAACAAGTTCAAAACCTGACCAATACGGTAGCCACGACTTTCGCACAATCGATACCTGGATTCAATGAAAGTGGTAAATCAACTTATAAATTAACGACCGACAAACAAGGCTTACCCACACTGAGCTGCGTCACTTATGGCAAGACAATCAATACTTTAGGACTAAAATTACTTGCGGGGACAGATTTACCAAATGTGATCGGGCGTACAGACTCAACCTGTTATGTATTGATCAACGAAAAAGTAATGAAGTTTTTAGGTTATAAAACACCCGAAGAAGCTATAGGGAAACATATCGTTACAGAAATGAGTGCGACTAATTCCATTATATCAGGTGTTGTTCGAGATTTTAATTATGCCAACCTAAAATCTGAGATCGGTGGATATACCTACTATACAATGAATGCTCCTTCTGAGTCTCCTCGGAATTTATTGATCCGCTATAAAACAGCAGATCTTCAGACGTATATTGAGGAAATAAAAAAGATCTATACAGCTATTGCTCCCGATGCTGCATTTGATTTTTCTTTTTTAGACCAGCATGTACAGGATCAATATAACAATGAAATTCGTTCATCCAATGTCATGACTTTGTTTTCATTTTTGACACTATTTATTGCCTGTCTGGGTTTACTAGGGCTAGCTGCCTATACAGCTGAATCAAAAAGTAAAGAGATCGGCATACGTAAAGTTCTAGGTGCAAGTGTCAGTAGTATTATTCATTTGCTGTCCGCAAACTACATCAAATTAATCTGTATAGCATTTCTGATTGCAGGACCAATAGCATATTACTTATTTAATAGTTGGTTAAATGATTTTGTTTATCACATCGATATGCCGTGGTGGGCATATGTAGTCGCTGTCCTGACAGTGACAATTGTCGCATTTATTACAATTGGACTCCAAACTTTTAAAGCTGCATTACTAAATCCTGTCAATAGTTTGCGGGACGAATAGCAACACGCGCATATCAAATTGGAGGATTAACAAAAAACGAAATAACAATGATTGTAAATTCACTTAAAACAGCCTATCGTTTTTTAAAAAAACATAAGTTGATCACGTTTATCAATATCACAAGTCTTGCGATTGGTATTACAGCGACGCTAGTTATTTTCCTGATGATCCAATACGACTACAGTTTTGACAAACATGTTCCCAATCGACAACAGGTCTATCGTGTTGTCAATAACGGAGAGTTCAAAAATGCCGGCGTCTACGTACCGCTGGTACGCACCATGCAAGCAGAGTTGCCCAACTTGGAGGCCGTAGCCCCGATTTATCGAAGCCATGTCCAAAAACTGAAAGTTTCTCTGGCAACAGACAAATTCCAGACTTTTCCAAAAGAACAGAAGATGGTATTCACGAACAGTCAATATTTCGATATTTTCCCTTCAAAATGGTTGGCTGGTAGTGCTAAGGCTTTGAATTCATCCGGAAATATTATCCTTACAGAGAAAACATTAGAAAAGTTTTATGGAAAAGAACTGCCTGCAAATGTGATTGGCAAAACCATCATCTATGCAGATAGTATCCCACTTCAGGTCGCTGGTGTAATAGAAAATCCTCAGCATAATTCGGATTTCAATTTTGAAAGCTTCATCGCTGAGTCGACGATCCCTCAAGACAACAATTTAAAAAACATGTATACGTGGGAAGCTTGGAACAGCATATCGGATTCACATCAAGTACTCATCAAGACAAAAGCACAAAGCAATCCGCGTCTTCTGGAACGCAATATTGCTAATCTCCTTAAAAAATATAAATACAAAGAAGGAGAGAAAATTAACGATAAGCTTGAATTACAAGCATTGGCAGATGTACATTTTGATACAAGATTTAATTATGACGCGACCCATCCGGAAGCGCTTCGCAACCTTATTTTACTTGCAGTCTTCCTCTTAGCCCTGGGGGCCGTAAATTTCATCAATCTATCCACAGCGCAATCCATCGAAAGAGCCAAAGAAGTGGGTATTCGTAAGACGTTGGGTAGTTCTAAAACTACATTGATCAAACAGTTTTTGATCGAAACCTTTCTGATAACTTTGACTGCAACAGTACTTGCAGTCTTATTATTACCATTGTTCTTACATGTCTTTGAAGGATTTATTCCGAAAAACCTAAGCGTAGAAGGCCTAGACAAAACTGTTATTGTTTTCTTTCTATTTGGACAGTTGATCTTAGTA
Proteins encoded in this window:
- a CDS encoding ABC transporter permease, translating into MNKKKNKVKVIKHIDTLKLKKKAMIKNYIKIAWRNISKNKGYSTINIIGLAIGLACCLLIAIYVQNELSYDKYHVNKDRIYRIVHDYKDVSSTEQHQIWGNAPIGDAIKADFPEIEKVVQFSGQTSILLKQGDRRFQEENVFFMDSTAFDVFSWKILAGDPHTALKNAYSVVLTESTAKKYFGDQNPIGKTLEGGLAAGRANSGLYTVTAVMADVPSNSHFTFDALLSMSTFRNARPDVFDKEGWDYVDFYTYFLASKDFDPVKFNQKIPKFIKRHLPTNENANAKYNFHIEPLLQAYMYSSADRQPGTNGSYQNLYIFSIIGGFILLIACVNFMNLATSRSMERAKEVGVRKTIGASKSNLIFQFMSESLVLVFVSSILAILLVLAFLPFLEAFSGKHLNYSSLQNGTTWAIFLFTTVFTGLLAASYPALILANFKPITVLKGNYSSSKGGTWLRRILVVFQFCLSIALIAGTVVVFSQLDQLQHRDLGFQKDQRLVIDYNFDDKVNNNLEAIKSTLAKDKDVLSVTASRTVPGTFFPNAGTEIMSANGTMTSFAPFLYEVDVDFIPNIGLQMAAGRAYSRDFPADTAHSLVINESAAKQWGYSNPQDIIGKQFRQWGREGTVIGVVKDFNYLSLHRKIEPLALRLEPSSSRYLTLNIQHVNQPETVTRIGKLWNELVPNRPFLYSFLDDNFNRQYEADFNFRRLFTAFSGLALFIACLGLLGLVTYTAQQRTKEIGVRKVLGASIYHLILLLSSDFIKLLAVALLIATPLSWIAMKKWLDNFAYHIEPQWWMFAFAGVAAIMIALITVSYQTLKAARTNPVDSLRDE
- a CDS encoding ABC transporter permease, which produces MIKNYIKTAWRTIRANRFFSILNISGLAIGICVSLLLFAFIRQELSFDTMYPKAEHIYRVYMKLSAEYNQEKMLSLPNAVGPALKSDITQVDNMVRLVKDGYGATASIRSGNDNFSEKQLYLADSTLFSIFDFQFIEGNARTAFSNKKSIVLSQSSKEKLFGKQEAVGRIISINQRDTVQVTGVFKDLPANSTLDCNMVMNIMDSWMGQNVHWSNASYETYILLKKGSDPAAIAHEASKLIDKYVKKDNQYYTQFFLQPLSAVHLYSADLTSGVTTRSGNITIIRTLSVLALLVIIIACINYMNLATAKSQKNAKQVGVNKVLGATRRQLIIRFFVETATISLSAMLIGLVLAIILIPAFNLVGKTDMTIQHLLNWNMLGILAIAWLVITLVAGSYPALFLSGIKSISLMNKGYNKQGKTILIRQILVVCQFSISIVLIIGISIMLTQMSFIRNKDLGYQPENVVSISIRSLKNQEKLNTLGQQVQNLTNTVATTFAQSIPGFNESGKSTYKLTTDKQGLPTLSCVTYGKTINTLGLKLLAGTDLPNVIGRTDSTCYVLINEKVMKFLGYKTPEEAIGKHIVTEMSATNSIISGVVRDFNYANLKSEIGGYTYYTMNAPSESPRNLLIRYKTADLQTYIEEIKKIYTAIAPDAAFDFSFLDQHVQDQYNNEIRSSNVMTLFSFLTLFIACLGLLGLAAYTAESKSKEIGIRKVLGASVSSIIHLLSANYIKLICIAFLIAGPIAYYLFNSWLNDFVYHIDMPWWAYVVAVLTVTIVAFITIGLQTFKAALLNPVNSLRDE